In Nitrososphaera sp., the sequence ACAAATGACGACAGATTGTTAGTTTACTATTCTGGGCACGGGGATATTAGACAAAGTGCGGATCAAGAAGGAAATTCGTACGCTGAATCATTTCTTATCCCTTTTGACGCAAAGTTGTGCGTGTACAGCAGCTACCTTAATCTCGATACAGTAACTAAGAATTGCAGACTCTGTAGCGCGAAACACGTTCTCCTCATACTCGACAGCTGCTTTAGCGGTACCGCGCTAGTTGAAAGAAGGGGAACTCCAAAACCCGATATCATAAATGACGACTATCTTAAAATGATAACTAACACAAGGTCTGTACAGGCTATCGCGGCTACTGGCAAGAGCCAATTGGCACTTGATTCAGGCATTGAAATGAGTAAACTTAATTCGGCTCATGGTGCCTTTACTGGCATCCTACTTCAGGTATTGAACAGCGATTTTGACCCTGAAAATGATGGAATCTTGACGGCTAGTGAGCTAGGACAATATTTAGTCAGGAATGTACCACGCGGCGGTATTCCCCAGAATCCGCTTTATGGCTACCTTCCGGGAAGCGAAACTGGCGACTTTATTTTCAATATTTATGCCAGACCTTCCTCAGATGGATCATCTAAACTGGATCCCTTCATACCCAATAGCCGCAAAGACGATGAGATGTCACCACTTGTTAAGGCAGCTACTGATTACTACTTTAGAAAAGACTATGGAAAGGCCATTGTTTTTTATGACAGGATTCTAGAGATAAATCCACAAAATATCGAATCTCTGAACCGCAAAGGAATTTCGTGCATGCGTCTAAAAAAACTGAAGGATGCAAGCGATTGCTTCAATAGGGTACTGAACATAGACCCCAAGAACATAGAGGCGCAAGAATTTCTTACAGAGGTCGAAAACCTGAAGACAAATTCTGATGAGAATATACTATTGAAGAAAAAAGCAAAAGAGCAAAAGAGATTAAGTCAAGAAGAAACAGAAGATAAGAATCGGACTACTACGATGGCGGAAGAACTTTACCGCGATGCTGAAGCCTCATACAAGAGAGGCCTTGCGCTTTATGAGGCAAAGAGTTACATTGATGCAGCAGCGGAATTCGGAACCGCCCAAGATTTCTATCTCAAGGCCTTTAAAATGAATGGCGACAACAAATACTACAAGGGTATGCAAGAAGCAATGCAGATGTACGGTAATGCCGTACATCGTGACGAAGAAGAAAATCCCACGTTGCCTTCTGAGTGATCCGAATGGCACTTTCAGCATTACAAGCGAATACAATGAATATTTTGCGCCGAAATTACATCTTGACGGAATTGCGAAATTTCAAGCCGCACTTGCGAGTGCGTCAAAGGATGCGGTCGAAATGATTTAAAGGGATATTAGCAAAGACTCGGATCCACCAGCGAAGACAGTTCGAACACGAAAGCTACACAATAAGAAACAAGGCGCGGGGCACGAAGAATTCAAGACTACAATTCGCAGTGGATAAATAAATTTGTAATCAAGACCCGTATCTCTAATTGTTGCTCCAACCGCTCGGGGTTCAGAGGTTCCCATGTCAGCCAGATTTCTTGATGGCGCAAAAAGTCATTAATTCTACACTTCTTCAATTCTAGGACTGCCGAGTTTGTCGCCTATTCATAACGACCATGTGCGCAAGTACTATCAGTCGGGTAACTTCATTCCTTAGTTGATCATTAAAGTCAACCCTGATTTCTCATATATTTGCGCGAGAAATCCTCTTTCATGACAGAAGCCAATGCAGAGTCAGAAAAGCAAATTGCGACCAGTCCTCAAAAAGTTCGAATGAAAGTTACGACAGAGTTCGCAGGGTTCCAGAACTGCTCAAAGGGGTGTGGCTGCTTCAGATGGGGCGGCAGTCAGCCATGGCGACTCTATCTTAGTCCTTTTCAGGGGAGGGTACGTGCGCGACCACCGCGCGTTCCACGATGATGCTAATATGAACTTGACATTTTCAACCAAGACCGGTACCAGCTCGATCTCAATTCCCCTCGGTACTTTAAAAGCAGATTTGGATGCTCCGCTTCCATATCAAAACTTTGTTCTTCTGCCGCCTACCCCAATCTATGATCACTTTTCAATAATTGTGGGTATGATTCAGGAGAGTGAATTGAAGAAAGCGCAGGACAGCATTTCAAGTACGCTGACACCCTTGGTATTCCGGCAGTAGTCGCGCCTTCGGCGCTCCTCTTTTCTGGCGGAGCCGCGAAGGGTGCCAACGATTAACCATCGATTCAGGTGGTCAGCTTGAAAGAATGAAACCTTATGTACATTCTATCGCCGCGAGCGACGGTCGGAAGAGGTATTCACCCGATAACGGCATTATTGGTTCTTGAAAAGTTAGTTCGTGATGTCAAGTTAACTAGGCGCGCCAGAAGATGATTCTTAATCATGCCGACCATGACCGCGAAAATACTTTAAGCATCCATCTCACGCTAAATTCTCGTCATTGCACCAATTATTTAATTAATAGCTCATTTTTACATAATCTCTCTCGAGATTACGAGAATGGGAGCTAGGAATCTTTCGCCCGAAGGTGATTCGGAACGTGAATTTGGTACAAAGAGCAATGCTCGCTTACTCTCGGTAAAGGAACTTTACACACGCAGTTATGCTATAGTGATAGGAATATCCTGCTACAAAGAAGAAAAGCTCAATCTCAAAAATCCTGTAAATGATGCCCGAGAAGTAGCGAGGGTCCTAAAAGAAAAACACGGATTTGATGATGTTCAATTGATACTTTATTCTGACGCGACGCGCGAAAATCTTGCCCACTTTTTTGATGACAAAATTCGAAGTAGAGAAATTACCAAGGATGACAGGCTCTTGGTTTACTTTTCTGGACACGGTCACATCAGGGAAGGTAAGAACCAACAAGGCCATCCGTTTACGGAATCCTTTCTACTCCCCTACGACGCAGAGTTCCGGTCTGACCACAAATACAGCAGCTACATTGAACTTGAAAAAATAACTAGGAATTGTAAGCTATGCAGTGCCAAACATGTTCTCATTATACTCGATAGCTGCTATAGCGGTACTGCCCTAATTGATGGACGGGCACCGCCACGACCAGATATCATAAATGATGAATATCTCAAATTGATAATAAACAAGAGGTCTATACAGGCTTTAGCAGCTACTGACAAAAGCCAATTAGCCTTGGATTCGGGAGTTGGCTTCAACCAACTCAGCTCGGCACATGGCGCTTTCACTGGTTGTCTGCTTGAGGTACTGGATGGAGATTTCGATCCTGACAAAGATGGGATATTGACTGCCAGCGAATTGGGACAATATCTGGTAAAGAACGTACCCCGCAATGAAATTCCACAGAACCCCCTATATGGCTACCTTCCCGGTAGCGAAATTGGCGACTTTATATTTAACATATATCCGAGGCCGGTTGCGGAAAATGGGTCAACAAATCCTGTTTTACCTGCTCCCCCAAATCCATCGGTTGACGAAATGTCACCGCTAGCGAAGGCAGCGAGCGATTATTATGCAAGAAGGGATTACGAACGAGCAATTATTTTTTATGATAGGATTTTAGAGATAAATCCGAAACATATCGTATCGCTAACTCGGAAAGGAATTTCCTGTATGAAACTCCGCAGAATCGAGGATGCGAAAAACTGCTTCAATCAAGTAATTTCTATCGAAAATGATAACGTTGAGGCATTGGACTATATTGAAAGGCTTAACCAGCTGGCTGAAACATCCGACGAGGTGCCAGAGAAGGGGTCTTCACTGAAGAAAGAAACGTCTGACCCCAAGTTTTCTTCTTTTTGTGAACAAGGCCTCAGAAGCTTTCAACAGGGTGACTATAGTGCCGCTGCAAGATATTATGGACACGCCATTAAACTAAACCCTGAAAACGATGACGCGTGGAATTACAAAGGAATTGCTCTCCACGAATTTGGCAAGTACAACCAAGCTATCAAGTGTTACGAAAATGCCCTTGAACTAAACCCCAAATACGATGACGCGTGGAATTACAAAGGGCTAGCTCTCTACGACTTGCACAAGTATAACCAAGCTATCAAGTGTTACGATAAGGCCCTTGAACTAAACCCTGAAAACGATCGCACTTTGCATTACAAGGACCTTGCTCTCAACAAATTGAACGAGTACAATTAGGAAAGGAAGTTAACAATTGCGTGATAACTGCTCGATATCAAGTATCTGAAGATATGCCAAAGGTCGTTAAAGATGCGGTCAGAAAAAGTCAAACAAGAAAGACACAATCCACTAAAACAGATGTATGGAAATGTTTTTAGATCCCAAACCCATCGATACAGATGAAACTCGACCTAAAGTTCACCTAGATGATTGATGTCCCTTGGGGCCAGACAGGAAAACTTAAAGATCCGCAGAACTCGCTAGTCTATAATGTAGCCGTTCCGGATAAAGCGGAGCATGACTATAATTCGGATAATGCATTTTCAAGGTTTGGATGCCAACTCAAGGGCCGGTATTGGAGATCCTCAGTTCTTTTCAATTTCTATTTACATTATTGCAGTTGCTTCGTTCACTATTCCA encodes:
- a CDS encoding caspase family protein, whose protein sequence is MASRNLLPESGSTQKSAPKNDAKLLSIREIYSHSHAIVIGISCYKEERLNLNNPVNDAREVARVLKEKHGFDDVQLILDSEATLENLAQVFYDKIRSADITNDDRLLVYYSGHGDIRQSADQEGNSYAESFLIPFDAKLCVYSSYLNLDTVTKNCRLCSAKHVLLILDSCFSGTALVERRGTPKPDIINDDYLKMITNTRSVQAIAATGKSQLALDSGIEMSKLNSAHGAFTGILLQVLNSDFDPENDGILTASELGQYLVRNVPRGGIPQNPLYGYLPGSETGDFIFNIYARPSSDGSSKLDPFIPNSRKDDEMSPLVKAATDYYFRKDYGKAIVFYDRILEINPQNIESLNRKGISCMRLKKLKDASDCFNRVLNIDPKNIEAQEFLTEVENLKTNSDENILLKKKAKEQKRLSQEETEDKNRTTTMAEELYRDAEASYKRGLALYEAKSYIDAAAEFGTAQDFYLKAFKMNGDNKYYKGMQEAMQMYGNAVHRDEEENPTLPSE
- a CDS encoding tetratricopeptide repeat protein, producing the protein MGARNLSPEGDSEREFGTKSNARLLSVKELYTRSYAIVIGISCYKEEKLNLKNPVNDAREVARVLKEKHGFDDVQLILYSDATRENLAHFFDDKIRSREITKDDRLLVYFSGHGHIREGKNQQGHPFTESFLLPYDAEFRSDHKYSSYIELEKITRNCKLCSAKHVLIILDSCYSGTALIDGRAPPRPDIINDEYLKLIINKRSIQALAATDKSQLALDSGVGFNQLSSAHGAFTGCLLEVLDGDFDPDKDGILTASELGQYLVKNVPRNEIPQNPLYGYLPGSEIGDFIFNIYPRPVAENGSTNPVLPAPPNPSVDEMSPLAKAASDYYARRDYERAIIFYDRILEINPKHIVSLTRKGISCMKLRRIEDAKNCFNQVISIENDNVEALDYIERLNQLAETSDEVPEKGSSLKKETSDPKFSSFCEQGLRSFQQGDYSAAARYYGHAIKLNPENDDAWNYKGIALHEFGKYNQAIKCYENALELNPKYDDAWNYKGLALYDLHKYNQAIKCYDKALELNPENDRTLHYKDLALNKLNEYN